The DNA sequence CTGCAACTTCATTTATAACCTCTTTATTTAATCCGGTTATAATACTGAATGCTGACATATTTGCGACACAAATTCCAACCATCAAAAGCCCTAGTAACATTATCATTCCAACTACTTTTTTCCCAATACTGTTCCTCATGCCACTTCCTCCCATCGTCAAAATACCCATTTTTTTGTGTTTTTCTCTTTTCATTATACTATTTTTCACAATTTTTTCAACATTTTCTTTCACTTCCTAAGAATTATTAGAAAAGAAGAGCCAATCTAATTGTAATTCTTCTACAAAAAGATTGACTCTTGCATTTTCTTAACTTAATTGAATCCAACAACCTTCTGAGAAATCTTATAAGCAGCAACAGAAATCTTTCTGCCACCCTTTCCCGGAAGATTCATGGTCGTTCCCATAATTCCATTACGGAGACGATGGAATAAACGGATATCGTACTCTTTTATGTATTTCCACAGTTCTCGCTTTTTCTCCAGATTCTCTTCTGTTCCGGAACGAATACACATAATTGTAGAAATGATGGTAATAATCTCCAGATAATTAAACATATATTTGCGCAATTTACGATTCGGAAGCTTCCACAAATCTACTGCTTCCACCATAATCTTATTTACCTTTATCTGCTGATCAATACGCTTAATCATAACCTTCTCATTTACGGACTGATCTTCTCTTCCTATAAAATAGCGATAAAAATCCACATTCAGATAATATATATTCTTCACATATGGCAATGGTACATATACAAAAATGTTATCCACATAAAAAGTATGCTTTGGCAACTCTAATCCACAATCACGCAATAATTGTGTACGATATATTACAGAATGCATCAGGATATATCTTCCTTTACGAAAATGCTTTGCATCTGACCAGCTAAACATCTTATTTTCCGGAAGAATTCCGTTATACTTCATTACTTTTTTATGTTTTGCACCTTCTTTTTCATATACGAAGTTGCTGACAAGCATATCCAGTACCTCACTGCCACCAGACAATTCACGCAGTGTTTCCAGAATCTTCATATATGCCTCCTGGTCTACCCAGTCATCACTATCTACTACCTTAAAATACAATCCTGTTGCATTTCTTATTCCGGTGTTTACTGCCTCGCCGTGTCCACCATTTTCCTGATGAATCGCCTTTACTATAGTTGGATATTTTTCCGCATAGCTATCTGCGATTTCCGCCGTACGATCCTTGGAACCGTCATCTACAATAATAATTTCTACATCTTCTCCTCCCGGAAGCAATGATTCTATACAATGTTCCATATAATCCTGCGAATTATAGCATGGAATTGCAATTGATAATAATTTC is a window from the Roseburia sp. 499 genome containing:
- a CDS encoding glycosyltransferase family 2 protein, whose protein sequence is MKLLSIAIPCYNSQDYMEHCIESLLPGGEDVEIIIVDDGSKDRTAEIADSYAEKYPTIVKAIHQENGGHGEAVNTGIRNATGLYFKVVDSDDWVDQEAYMKILETLRELSGGSEVLDMLVSNFVYEKEGAKHKKVMKYNGILPENKMFSWSDAKHFRKGRYILMHSVIYRTQLLRDCGLELPKHTFYVDNIFVYVPLPYVKNIYYLNVDFYRYFIGREDQSVNEKVMIKRIDQQIKVNKIMVEAVDLWKLPNRKLRKYMFNYLEIITIISTIMCIRSGTEENLEKKRELWKYIKEYDIRLFHRLRNGIMGTTMNLPGKGGRKISVAAYKISQKVVGFN